One Tunturibacter gelidoferens genomic region harbors:
- a CDS encoding GlxA family transcriptional regulator yields MRKIVITGPPPVQILDIAGPLEVFANAVFAHSPDYDITIATPDTTHLLQTNRGFALTNAVPLTEITGKIDTLLVTGGPGAESGTYDPAYIAWIAAAATRSRRVASICTGAFLLAAAGLLDGRQAVTHWDFCDRLAREFPAVHVKPDPIFLRDGSVYTSAGITAGIDLALALVEEDHGHATALAIARKLVMFLVRPGGQAQYSHMLSHQAVTSRPLRELQVWMLEHLRDNLTVDSLAERMGISPRHFTRICLRETNMNPGQFVDRMRVEAAQQMIDSSNMGLKEIADATGFSTADAMRRTFSRILGITPAEYIHRFKRPTHT; encoded by the coding sequence ATGCGAAAGATCGTCATCACCGGCCCTCCACCCGTCCAAATCCTGGACATCGCCGGCCCCCTCGAAGTCTTCGCTAACGCCGTCTTCGCCCACTCCCCCGACTACGACATCACCATCGCCACACCCGACACCACTCACCTCCTCCAAACCAACCGAGGCTTCGCCCTCACCAACGCCGTTCCACTCACCGAAATCACCGGCAAGATCGACACCCTCCTCGTCACCGGCGGCCCCGGCGCCGAATCCGGCACCTACGACCCCGCCTACATCGCGTGGATCGCCGCCGCCGCCACCCGCTCCCGCCGCGTCGCCTCCATCTGCACCGGAGCCTTCCTCCTCGCCGCCGCAGGCCTCCTCGACGGCCGCCAGGCCGTCACCCACTGGGACTTCTGCGACCGCCTCGCCCGCGAATTCCCCGCCGTCCACGTCAAGCCCGACCCCATCTTCCTCCGCGACGGCTCCGTCTACACCTCCGCCGGCATCACCGCCGGCATCGACCTCGCCCTCGCCCTCGTCGAAGAAGATCACGGCCACGCCACAGCCCTCGCCATCGCCCGTAAGCTCGTCATGTTCCTCGTCCGCCCCGGAGGCCAGGCTCAATACAGCCACATGCTCTCCCACCAGGCCGTCACCTCGCGGCCCCTCCGCGAGCTCCAGGTCTGGATGCTCGAACACCTCCGCGACAATCTCACCGTAGACAGCCTAGCCGAGCGCATGGGAATAAGCCCCCGCCACTTCACCCGCATCTGCCTTCGCGAAACCAACATGAACCCCGGCCAGTTCGTCGATCGCATGCGCGTCGAAGCCGCGCAACAAATGATCGACAGCTCCAACATGGGCCTCAAAGAAATAGCCGACGCCACCGGCTTCAGCACCGCAGACGCGATGCGCCGCACCTTCTCCCGCATCCTCGGCATCACCCCAGCCGAATACATCCACCGCTTCAAACGCCCCACCCATACCTAG
- a CDS encoding HD domain-containing protein has protein sequence MSLTISATAIPDTKLAKEATEILREQGTDLLFNHSNRVYLFAAELGRQKKLRFDPELLYVSAAFHDLGLVKKYISETERFEVDGANAVRQFLTAHNVPEEEVQTAWTAIALHTTPGVTQYMKPEVALLFSGVGLDVLGEGFESFPSDVREAIVAEYPRVNFKDGIVRAFFGGFEHKPGTTWGTVKADVCERFIPGYKSPNFCDLIANSPFPDSPVR, from the coding sequence ATGAGCCTTACGATTTCCGCTACTGCGATTCCCGATACCAAGCTTGCCAAAGAGGCGACAGAGATTTTGCGTGAGCAGGGTACGGATCTGTTGTTCAACCATTCGAACCGGGTTTATTTGTTTGCTGCTGAGCTGGGGCGGCAGAAGAAGCTCAGGTTCGATCCTGAGCTGTTGTATGTGAGTGCAGCGTTTCATGATCTTGGGCTGGTGAAGAAGTACATCAGCGAGACGGAGCGGTTTGAGGTGGATGGTGCGAATGCGGTGCGGCAGTTTTTGACTGCACATAACGTTCCCGAGGAGGAGGTGCAGACGGCTTGGACAGCGATTGCGCTGCATACGACTCCGGGGGTGACGCAGTATATGAAGCCGGAGGTGGCACTGTTGTTTTCGGGCGTCGGGCTGGATGTGCTGGGGGAGGGATTTGAGAGTTTTCCGTCGGACGTTCGCGAGGCGATTGTAGCGGAGTATCCGCGGGTGAACTTCAAGGACGGGATCGTGAGGGCATTCTTTGGCGGGTTTGAGCATAAGCCGGGGACGACGTGGGGGACGGTGAAGGCGGATGTTTGCGAGCGGTTTATTCCGGGGTACAAGAGCCCGAACTTCTGCGATTTGATTGCGAATTCTCCGTTTCCGGACTCGCCTGTGCGATGA
- a CDS encoding MoaD/ThiS family protein: MRVLYFGVLKDAFGRGVEEMELAEGASVADLIAACQGRSAGAGGVWDSIAVAVNQEYARAADVLKDGDEVALLPPVSGGSFGVGWQG; this comes from the coding sequence GTGCGAGTTCTTTATTTTGGGGTGCTGAAGGATGCGTTTGGCCGGGGTGTTGAGGAGATGGAGTTGGCCGAGGGTGCTTCGGTGGCGGATTTGATTGCTGCTTGTCAAGGGCGTTCTGCGGGAGCCGGTGGGGTTTGGGATTCGATAGCTGTGGCGGTGAATCAGGAGTATGCAAGAGCGGCGGATGTGTTGAAGGATGGCGATGAGGTGGCTTTGTTGCCGCCGGTGAGCGGCGGGAGTTTTGGAGTTGGATGGCAGGGATAG
- a CDS encoding molybdenum cofactor biosynthesis protein MoaE: MTTKEATATGDATSTSAATATAEATAKVKATATAKVRATAKVRVCGDEDRMMRVEMTDEVIAGEEIVAEIKAGADGAVCVFDGIVRDNTRGRKTLYLDYEAYREMALEKMRGLAGEAVERFGVRDVTLVHRLGRLMVGETSVLIVVASAHRGAAFEACRWLIDTLKKTVPIWKKEQFVDGAIWADGEPFPEAVGLGVMDAEESGRPSDDAHISESRYGAPGETGDASEALDSGDGEQSGHAAHDAPTSEATYGAPGSLAKVEGGGGR, from the coding sequence ATGACAACCAAGGAGGCAACGGCAACTGGAGATGCAACGTCAACTTCAGCGGCAACTGCAACTGCCGAGGCAACTGCAAAGGTAAAGGCAACTGCAACTGCAAAGGTAAGGGCAACTGCGAAGGTGAGGGTATGCGGGGACGAGGATAGGATGATGCGGGTTGAGATGACGGATGAGGTGATTGCGGGGGAGGAGATCGTCGCGGAGATTAAGGCTGGTGCGGACGGCGCGGTGTGCGTGTTCGATGGAATCGTGCGGGATAATACGCGGGGAAGGAAGACGCTGTATTTGGACTATGAGGCCTATCGGGAGATGGCGCTGGAGAAGATGCGCGGGCTGGCGGGTGAGGCGGTGGAGCGGTTCGGGGTGCGGGATGTGACGCTGGTGCATCGGCTGGGGCGGCTGATGGTGGGCGAGACGAGTGTGTTGATTGTGGTGGCTTCTGCGCATCGGGGTGCGGCGTTCGAGGCTTGCCGCTGGTTGATCGATACGTTGAAGAAGACGGTGCCGATCTGGAAGAAGGAGCAGTTTGTGGATGGCGCGATCTGGGCGGATGGGGAGCCGTTTCCTGAGGCGGTAGGGTTGGGTGTTATGGATGCGGAGGAGAGCGGTCGCCCTTCGGACGATGCCCACATCTCAGAATCGAGATATGGGGCACCCGGTGAGACGGGGGATGCTTCTGAGGCTTTGGATTCGGGAGATGGGGAGCAGAGCGGTCATGCTGCGCATGATGCACCTACATCAGAAGCGACGTATGGGGCACCGGGTTCTTTGGCGAAGGTCGAAGGTGGAGGCGGTCGGTGA
- a CDS encoding VWA domain-containing protein gives MRLVVGALVGLLMVQGDLLSQAPVVRQPPPTVGAQAPKDPDDVQSPPVADAQTNGAQAGGKTNGTATNGSTNGSPAGGFPTIKVETRLVNVALNVVDAKGSPVGGLGRDDFEILEDGKPQKIAVFEKEATTPLSIVLAIDASESVMTSERLEKEAAKHFVRALLREQDELDLMEFSDVVREIVPFTNQPKRIESGLNAIQHGDATALYDAIYLASDRLAGTSAANGRRRVIVLITDGGDTVKGARYTQALEQAQRAGAMVYSIIIVPIYADAGRNTGGEHALIQMAEDTGGKYYYVVDPKDLEPAFAHVSDDLRTQYLLGYYAPKRGTDSSFRQIKVRMTDAEMKGKYDLRYRSGYYADAR, from the coding sequence GTGAGATTGGTGGTCGGGGCTCTGGTTGGGTTGCTGATGGTGCAGGGTGATCTGCTGTCGCAGGCTCCGGTGGTGCGGCAACCGCCGCCGACGGTAGGGGCGCAGGCGCCGAAGGATCCGGATGATGTGCAGAGTCCTCCGGTGGCTGATGCGCAGACGAACGGCGCGCAGGCTGGTGGGAAGACGAATGGCACTGCGACAAATGGTTCCACGAATGGCTCTCCCGCGGGTGGGTTTCCTACGATTAAGGTGGAGACGCGGCTGGTGAATGTGGCGTTGAATGTGGTGGACGCGAAGGGTTCGCCGGTGGGTGGGTTGGGAAGGGACGATTTCGAGATTCTGGAAGATGGGAAGCCGCAGAAGATTGCGGTGTTTGAGAAGGAGGCTACGACGCCGCTGTCGATCGTGCTTGCCATTGATGCGAGTGAGAGCGTGATGACCAGTGAGCGGCTGGAGAAGGAGGCGGCAAAGCACTTTGTGCGGGCGCTGCTGCGGGAGCAGGATGAGCTGGACCTGATGGAGTTCTCGGATGTGGTGCGGGAGATTGTGCCGTTTACGAATCAGCCGAAGCGGATTGAGAGTGGGTTGAACGCGATTCAGCATGGAGACGCTACTGCGTTGTATGACGCGATCTACCTGGCGTCGGACCGGCTGGCGGGGACCTCGGCTGCGAATGGGCGGAGGCGGGTGATTGTGCTGATCACCGATGGCGGAGATACGGTGAAGGGCGCGCGGTATACGCAGGCGCTGGAGCAGGCGCAGAGGGCGGGGGCAATGGTGTACTCGATCATTATTGTGCCGATCTATGCGGATGCGGGCAGGAACACGGGTGGAGAACATGCGCTGATTCAGATGGCAGAGGATACGGGCGGGAAGTACTACTACGTGGTGGATCCCAAGGACCTGGAGCCGGCGTTTGCGCATGTGTCTGATGATCTGAGGACGCAGTATTTGCTGGGTTACTATGCGCCAAAGCGGGGGACGGACAGCTCATTTCGGCAGATCAAGGTGCGGATGACGGATGCGGAGATGAAGGGGAAGTATGACCTTCGCTACAGATCTGGGTACTACGCGGACGCGCGGTGA
- a CDS encoding DUF4242 domain-containing protein, whose protein sequence is MPKFLIERDIPGAGNFTPEQLLAISKSSCSTLRGIDPEVKWITSFVTADKIFCIYIAPDEEIIRRNAFEGGFPANVITLIRSTIDPNYADA, encoded by the coding sequence ATGCCAAAATTTCTGATCGAACGCGACATCCCCGGAGCTGGTAACTTCACGCCCGAGCAACTCCTCGCCATCTCCAAAAGCTCCTGCTCTACCCTCCGAGGCATCGATCCCGAAGTGAAGTGGATCACCTCCTTCGTCACCGCCGACAAGATCTTCTGCATCTACATCGCGCCCGACGAAGAGATCATCCGCCGCAACGCCTTCGAGGGCGGCTTCCCTGCCAACGTCATCACCCTCATCCGGTCCACGATTGACCCCAACTACGCCGACGCATAA
- a CDS encoding inositol monophosphatase family protein: MTDLERDGVSSRLGGHRILWRTTIALETAAVDGRVTVKKFEFAHLAEGIARQAGALLRGFYVKGVATEYKGDVDLVTEADRASEQLITEKLKAAFPSHGVYGEEGTRSGLESEFRWYVDPLDGTTNFAHGFPAFCVVLGLERRVAGLATDQDGEMVAGVIYDPLRDEMFSTERGKGAWLNGRKISVSKIASLQESLTATGFPSKKRHESPNINFYNEITLRSHGVRRAGSAALDMAYVACGRLDGFWEFNLNPWDTSAGFLLVEEAGGTVTHFDGGKFTLDSREVLATNGLAHGIHGEMVHLFTEMFAGRELTAIPSAAEFAAKRLAAK, encoded by the coding sequence ATGACTGACCTCGAGAGAGATGGAGTTTCGAGCAGGCTCGGCGGGCACAGGATACTCTGGAGGACAACGATAGCACTGGAGACGGCTGCGGTCGATGGGAGGGTTACCGTGAAGAAGTTCGAGTTTGCGCATCTTGCTGAAGGGATCGCGCGGCAGGCGGGGGCGTTGCTGCGTGGGTTTTATGTGAAGGGGGTGGCAACCGAGTACAAGGGCGATGTGGACCTGGTGACGGAGGCCGATCGGGCGAGCGAGCAGTTGATTACGGAGAAGTTGAAGGCGGCTTTTCCTTCGCATGGGGTGTATGGCGAGGAGGGGACGAGGAGTGGGTTGGAGAGCGAGTTCCGGTGGTACGTCGATCCGCTGGATGGGACGACGAACTTTGCGCATGGGTTTCCGGCGTTTTGCGTGGTGCTGGGGCTGGAGAGGCGCGTCGCGGGGCTGGCTACGGATCAGGATGGAGAGATGGTTGCCGGGGTGATCTACGATCCGCTGCGCGACGAGATGTTTTCAACGGAGAGAGGTAAGGGCGCGTGGCTGAATGGGAGGAAGATCTCGGTTTCGAAGATAGCTTCGCTGCAGGAGTCGCTGACGGCTACGGGGTTTCCGAGCAAGAAGCGGCATGAGAGCCCGAATATTAACTTCTATAACGAGATCACGCTGCGGTCGCATGGAGTGAGGCGAGCGGGGAGCGCGGCGCTGGATATGGCTTATGTGGCTTGCGGGCGGCTGGATGGGTTTTGGGAGTTCAATTTGAATCCGTGGGATACTTCGGCTGGTTTCTTGTTGGTGGAGGAGGCGGGTGGGACGGTGACTCACTTCGATGGGGGGAAGTTCACGCTGGATAGTCGCGAGGTGCTGGCGACGAATGGGCTGGCCCACGGAATCCACGGGGAGATGGTGCATCTGTTTACGGAGATGTTTGCGGGGCGGGAGCTGACGGCGATTCCTTCAGCGGCGGAGTTTGCAGCGAAGCGGTTGGCGGCGAAGTAG
- a CDS encoding NUDIX hydrolase, giving the protein MRKRRTARVMLFDESGEVLLIRFVVPREDGEFVFWALPGGEIEAGETETEAAAREVREELGLDLVMTGPVYCDRNQFLHQGEMQDNTDFLFRAKCRREEPQLMGVTADEREIMREIRWWSGDEIANSEERIFPENLAERTREQSDKVRRSEV; this is encoded by the coding sequence GTGCGGAAGAGACGAACGGCACGGGTGATGCTGTTTGATGAGTCCGGAGAGGTTTTGCTGATTCGATTTGTGGTGCCGCGAGAGGATGGCGAGTTCGTCTTCTGGGCTTTGCCGGGTGGAGAGATAGAGGCGGGCGAGACGGAGACTGAGGCGGCGGCGCGCGAGGTGCGGGAAGAGCTTGGTTTGGATTTGGTGATGACTGGACCGGTCTATTGCGACAGGAATCAGTTTCTGCATCAGGGGGAGATGCAGGACAATACGGATTTTCTCTTCAGGGCGAAGTGTCGGCGCGAGGAGCCTCAACTGATGGGAGTTACGGCTGATGAGAGGGAGATCATGCGAGAGATTCGCTGGTGGAGTGGAGATGAGATTGCGAATTCGGAGGAGAGAATCTTTCCGGAGAATTTGGCGGAGCGGACGCGGGAACAGAGCGACAAAGTGCGACGGAGTGAGGTTTGA
- a CDS encoding 4Fe-4S dicluster domain-containing protein, translated as MAYVIAEPCIGTKDSACVDACPVDCIHPKKDESGFGESEQLFIDPVECIDCGACVPVCPVSAIYAGDDLPEKWAEYQTKNAAHFGR; from the coding sequence ATGGCTTATGTGATTGCGGAACCGTGCATCGGGACGAAGGATTCGGCTTGCGTGGATGCCTGCCCGGTGGACTGTATCCATCCGAAGAAGGATGAGTCCGGGTTCGGCGAGTCTGAGCAGTTGTTTATCGATCCGGTGGAGTGCATCGATTGCGGCGCGTGCGTGCCGGTGTGTCCGGTTTCGGCGATCTATGCCGGCGATGACCTTCCAGAGAAGTGGGCGGAGTATCAGACGAAGAATGCGGCTCACTTCGGGCGGTAA
- a CDS encoding oxidoreductase, with product MSKVWLITGSSRGLGRAFTEAVLEAGDRVVAGARNPAQLADLEKRFGERVRAVSLDVTSEAQAKDAVEAAIERFGGLDVLVNNAGYGNVAPVEDTTLEEFRAQIETNLFGVIIMTKAVIPYFREREAGHIIQVTSIAGRLGPVGRAPYAAAKFGVEGFSESLSRELGPLGVKVTIVEPGGFRTDFAGSSTELREGRAEYDSTVGATVRFQRSYNGRQPGDPVKAAAALLQLVSLAEPPLRLLLGSDCYAAAEKSALATLEADRRWKDLSVSTDFERDDG from the coding sequence ATGTCAAAGGTTTGGCTTATTACGGGAAGTTCTCGGGGACTTGGACGCGCGTTTACGGAAGCTGTGCTGGAAGCAGGCGATCGCGTGGTGGCGGGTGCGCGAAATCCGGCGCAGCTTGCCGATCTAGAGAAGAGGTTTGGGGAGAGGGTTCGTGCGGTTTCTCTGGATGTGACGAGTGAGGCACAGGCGAAGGATGCTGTCGAGGCGGCGATTGAACGCTTTGGTGGGCTGGATGTGCTCGTGAACAATGCGGGCTATGGGAATGTAGCTCCGGTAGAAGATACGACGCTTGAGGAGTTTCGTGCGCAGATCGAGACGAATCTGTTTGGCGTGATCATCATGACGAAGGCGGTGATTCCCTACTTTCGCGAGCGCGAGGCGGGACATATTATCCAGGTGACTTCGATCGCTGGACGACTTGGACCGGTGGGGCGGGCGCCTTATGCGGCTGCGAAGTTTGGGGTGGAGGGATTTTCGGAGTCGCTGTCGCGGGAGCTTGGACCGCTTGGGGTGAAGGTGACGATTGTGGAGCCGGGTGGCTTTCGTACGGACTTTGCTGGCTCGTCGACGGAGCTTCGGGAGGGTCGGGCGGAGTATGACTCGACTGTGGGGGCGACGGTGCGGTTTCAGCGGAGCTACAACGGGAGGCAGCCGGGTGATCCGGTTAAGGCTGCTGCGGCACTTCTGCAGCTGGTGTCGCTGGCGGAGCCTCCGCTGCGGCTGTTGCTGGGAAGCGATTGCTATGCGGCGGCTGAGAAGAGCGCTCTTGCGACGCTTGAGGCTGACAGGAGATGGAAGGATCTTAGCGTCTCGACTGACTTCGAGAGAGATGACGGCTGA